CTTTTGGACGGTGGATTCGACCCCCGAAAGAAGGTCCTCCTCGAGCGCGATCCTTCCCTCCCTCCGATCGCGGGGAAGCCTGAAGGAAACGTTCAATGGAAGGACCTTACCAGCGATTCGATCGAAATAACCGCGGATATCCCCAAACCCGAGATCCTTTTAGTAACGGATAATTTCGCGAAAGGCTGGAAAGCCGAAGCTTTCCCGGACAGCTCCTGTGCCCGCTATATCGTCATTCCGGGGGACTATTTCCTTAGGGCCGTGCCCTTGGCGGCCGGTCATCATCATTTTCGGATGGTTTACCGGCCGTTATGGTTCGTGGCGGGGAAGTGGGTCTCGATTCTTTCTTGCCTTTTATTCGGCGCTATGTTTTTATCCTGGCGTCTTTCATCCCCGGTCATCGAGTAGCCCCCCATGAAGATCAAGGACATTTTTGGGGCCCAAAAGCGGGTCCTTTCCTTCGAACTCTTTCCCCCGAAAAGGGACGGCAACTTGGAAGGGCTTTTCCGCACCGTGGGAGAGCTCAAAAGATCGAGCCCGGATTATGTTTCCATTACCTATGGAGCCGGTGGCTCCACTCGGGAGATGACCACCGAGATCGCTTTTCGCCTCAAGGACCAAGGCCTCCTTCCGCTGGTCCATTTCACCTGCGTGGGCCACTCCCGTTCCGAGATAAGACAACTCCTGTCCAAGCTGCGTGACGCGGGCATCGAGAACCTCTTGGCCTTGAGGGGCGACCCTCCCAAAGGTGAGGCTACCTTTACGCCCGCTCCGGATGGGTTCCGCTATGCCCAGGAACTGATCCGTTTCATCCGGTCCGAGGGATTCGATTTCTGTCTTGGGGTGGCCGGCTATCCTGAAGGCCACCCGGAAGCCCTGTCCAAGCAGGACGACCTATTGAACCTGAAAGCCAAACTTTCGGCGGGTGGCGATTTCGTCGTGACCCAGTTGTTCTTCGACAACCAGGATTATTTCGACTATGTGCAACGGCTCCGGGCATTGGGGGTCGCCCAACCCATCCAGCCCGGCATTTGGTTACTGACGGATTATGTTCAGATCGAGAAGATCTGCCATCTCTCCGGCGCCAAATATCCGCAATCATTGAAGGACGTGATCGAGCCGATCAAGGGGGACAAGGAAAAGGTCGCCCAGGCCGGCATCGAATACGCGGCCCAACAGTGCGAAGAATTGTTGCGAAAGGGAGCTCCCGGCATCCATTTTTATGTGATGAATAAAAGCCAATCGGTCCAGGCGGTTTTGGCCCTTCTGAAAGATCGCGGTTTGATGTTCCATTGATACTGGCCGGGTTTTCGCCCTTTGTGAGCCGTAATTTTCGGGATATACTCCTCTTCGAGCCCATCCTTGCCAGCGGAGAAGGTCATGACCGATACCGCCTCTATCTTCAGCCGTTTGCGTAACGTCCTACAGAACACCTATTTCTTTCAATCCCTTAAACTGAACGAGTTGGATGAATTGATCGGCCACCTCCGGATGATCCGGGTCCAAAAGGGCTATGAGATCATCAAACAAGGGGATCCGGGCGATGCCTTCTATTTGATCGCGTCGGGCAAGGTCTCTGTTTGGATGAAGAAGGGTTTCCGCAAGTCCCAGGTCGCCGCCCTCCAGGCCGATGACTTTTTCGGGGAAATGGCCTTGATCTCCAATGAACCCCGCAATGCCACGGTGGTGGCCGAGGAGGTCACCGAGCTTTTCATCCTCCAACGTTACGATTTCGATAAGATCCTCATGAAGAATCCGGTCATCGCCCAAGAGCTCAAAAAAGCCTATTACGAGCGGAAGAAAAAGAACGGGTAAACCCCGCCTCAATCGAATTGACATCCCCTTTCAAGATTGGCATATTCTTCGCCCTGGCCCGGGTCTCCGGCCTTTCCCTTGGGTGTCCAAGGGCACCTCATTCACCGGATGGCGGGGTAGCTCAGTTGGTTAGAGCGACGGTCTCATAATCCGTAGGTCGAGAGTTCGAATCTCTCCCCCGCTACCATTTTCATCGGTCCCAGGCTTGTCCCCATGGAAAGCATCCTCCGTCTTCCCCAAGCTCCTTTCTCTCCCAAGGATCGGCTGATCGTGGCCGTTTCGGGCGGATCCGATTCCGTCGGCCTCCTTTTCCTTCTCCTACGGGACCTTCCCGATGCGTCCGAACGCTTGAGGGTGGCCCATGTCAATTATGGCCTGCGGGGCAAGGCTTCGTTGGCCGATGAAAAAAAGGTCCGCGACCTATGTTCGGACCTGGGGATCCCTTTTCGATGCTTTCGCATCCGGGGATTCGAGGGAATGGTCCGAAAAGAAAAAAGGTCCCCGCAAGACCTGGCCCGGACCATCCGTTACGCTTTTTTCCAAGATCTCGCTCGGCGGGAACGGGCATGGGGGGTCGCCGTTGCCCATCATTGGGAGGACCAGGTGGAGACCCTTTTGGACCGCTTGCTCAGGGGAGCCGGGCCGAAAGGGCTTTCGGGTCTTCGACCCCTCCAAACTTTGGGCCTGACCGCCCGGGGGCGGCCTCTAAGGGTCTGGCGGCCCCTGCTTGGTTTTCCCAAGGCCCGGATCCAGGGATTCCTCAAAAGTAATGGGATCCCGTGGCGGGAGGACCGGTCCAATCGAAAAGATGCCTATCGTCGCAACCAGATCAGGCATCAAATCATCCCCTTCCTTTCCCGATGGAACCCCGGCTTCTCGAGGAACCTGGTCCGACTCGCCGAGGTCCTCCAGGCTGAAAATGAGTTCATCGAGGGACTTCTCCCTTTTCTCGATAAAAAGTTAAGGAGCCGTCGTCGGGGAAAAGACCATGAGTGTTCCTCGTCCGCTTTCTTACGGATGCCCTTGGCCCTCCAAAGGCGATGGGTCCGGCGGGTCGCGGAGGGGTTCACGCCCTTGGCCCGGGGATTCTCGTTCGAAAGGGTGGAAGCGGTCCTTCGGGTCTGGAAGGGGGAGGAAAAAGGGCCTCGGGACCTCGGGTTCGGGCTTTCGGCCGATCGCCGGGGCCAAAAGTTGGTCTTAGCCTATCAGCGGCTACCCTCCAAGGTTTCCCGCCGGTGATGGATCGGTAGGGGTCCTTTTGGGCCTTTTCGGCCCTTGCTTGCAAATGGAAAAGTGGCTCGGTTATCATTCTATTCCTTGCTTCCCTGGATGATCCTTCCTAGGTTGTCCTTGGATCTCACCGCCCATTCCCGTCTTAGAGGAGCCCTTTCGTGAACCAAACCTTCAAAGTCATCGCCGGTTGGCTGGCCTTCTTCGTGATCTTCATGTATTTCGTCAAACAGTTCAACAATACCAAGACCCAGGAAGAGATGGACTATTCGCAGTTCGTGGCCACGGTCCAGAACGGCGAAGCCCAAGCGGTCACCCTCCATACCGAGGATAAGACCATCACCGGCACCACCAAGGACAAGAAGGAGTTCCGGGTGGCCATGCCGGACGATCCGAACCTGGGCCTGACCAACATGCTCCTCAAGGCCGGTGTGGATGTGAAGGTGGAACCGCCCGTCAAGATCGGGCTGGTTTGGCAGATCCTCCTGGGCGCCCTTCCTTATCTCATCATCTTCGGATGGATCTACTTCATGATGCGCCAGGCCCAGTCGGGCAGCGGGGGGGCCTTGGCCTTCGGCAAAAGCCGGGCCCGGCTCGTTACTTCGGGGCAACAGAAGGTCACCTTCGCGGATGTGGCCGGGGTGGAGGAAGCCAAGACCGAGTTGATGGAAGTGGTCGATTTCCTCAAGGACCCCAAGAAATACCAACTCCTGGGCGGCAAGATCCCCAAGGGCGTGATCCTTTTGGGCCCCCCGGGGACGGGGAAAACCCTGTTAGCCAAGGCCGTGGCCGGGGAGGCGGGCGTACCGTTCTTCTCCATTTCAGGTTCGGATTTCGTGGAAATGTTCGTCGGGGTCGGGGCCGCGCGCGTGAGGGACCTTTTCGAACAAGGCAAAAAACACGCACCCTGCATCATCTTCATCGATGAGATCGACGCGGTCGGGCGCCAACGCGGCGCCGGACTGGGAGGCGGCCACGACGAGCGGGAACAGACCCTGAACGCCATGTTGGTGGAGATGGACGGTTTCAATACGAACACAGGCGTCATCCTCATCGCAGCCACCAACCGCATGGACGTGCTCGACCCGGCGTTGCTCCGTCCCGGCCGTTTCGACCGGCAAGTGGTCGTGGACCGCCCGGACCTGGGCGGCCGCGAGGCCATCCTGCGGGTCCATGCCAAGAACGTGAAGCTGGCCGACGGCGTGGATCTGGCGGTCATCGCCCGCCGCACCCCTGGTTTTTCGGGAGCGGACCTGGCCAACCTTATCAATGAAGCGGCGCTCTTGGCCGCCCGGCGGAACAAAAAGGCCGTTGAAATGCCCGAGATGGAAGAGGCGATCGACCGTGTCATGGCGGGGCCCGAGCGCCGCACCCGGGTCATTTCCGACGAAGAAAAGAAGATCGTGGCCTTCCACGAATCGGGGCACACCATCGTGGGCAAGATCGTGGATAAATCCCACAATGTGCACAAGGTCTCCATCATCCCCCGGGGTCACGCCGCCTTGGGCGCGACCTGGTACCTGCCCAACGAAGAAAGGTTCCTTTCTTCCAAGACCGAGTTGCTCAACAGCATTACCGCCCTATTGGGCGGCCGGACCGCCGAAGAGCTGACCTTTGGGGACGTGACAACCGGGGCCGGGAACGACCTGAACCGGGCCACCGATATCGCTCGGGCCATGGTCTGCGACTACGGTATGAGCGAGAAGTTGGGGTCCATCACCCTGGGCCGGAAGGACGACATGGTCTTCATCGGCCGGGACCTCATGAAAGAAAAGACCTATTCGGAACAGACGGCCCAAATGATCGACGCCGAAGTGAAACGCATCGTGGAGGATTGCCACAAGCGCGCCATGGAGATCCTCAAGAAAAACCGGAAGACGCTCAAGCTCATGGCCGAAGTACTGTTGGAAAGGGAGGTGTTGGATGCTTCGGAGGTGGACTCCCTGATGGCCGGTAAAAAGCTGCCCCCCAAGCCTCCCTCAAAGGACAACGCACCCCCGTCCACTCCTTCCTCCCCGGCTCCCGTCGCGCCTGGTGTGGTGCTGAAGCCCCAGACATCGCCTTCCCAAGCCATCCGGGGTGGTATGGACCTTGGATAAGGCCCGGATCGAAAGAGCCGTCCGTGAGATCCTCATCGCCATCGGGGAGGACCCAAAGCGGGAAGGGCTGAGGGATACCCCCAAGCGGGTCGCCCGCATGTACGAAGAGGTCTTTTCCTGCATCGGCAAGGACCCCCAGAAGGCCATCACGGTCTTCGAAACCGAGGGGCATGAGGAAATGGTCATCCTCAAGGACATCCCCTTCTATTCCATGTGCGAACATCACCTCTTGCCTTTCTATGGGAAGGCCCATGTGGCCTATATCCCCAAGAAGGACCGTTTGGCCGGGCTCTCCAAATTGGCCCGGGTAGTGGAGATGGTCTCCCGGGCTCCCCAATTGCAGGAACGGATCACGACGCAAGTGGCCGACACGCTCATGCGGGTGCTCAAGCCCCACGGGGTCTTGGTCATCGTGGACGCCGAACACCTTTGCATGACCATGCGGGGGGTCAAAAAACCAGGTTCCCATATGACCACTTCCGCCGTCCGGGGGGTCTTCCAAAAGAACGACATCACCCGCAAGGAAGCCCTTCAGCTCATCGGAAGGTAGACCCCTCCGAACCCCGAGCATCCACCCGGTGATCTCCGATCCGCGCGAGGCCATCCCAATGAAATCCCAAGCTTGGTCCCTTCCCTTGGCCCAGGGGAAACCTTTCCGCTGGAAGGGACGCACCTTGGTCATGGGCATCCTGAACGTTACCCCCGATTCTTTTTCCGATGGAGGGCGTAGCTTGGATCCGGCCCATGCGGTCGAACATGCCCTTCAAATGCAGGAAGAGGGGGCTGATTGGATCGATGTCGGCGGGGAATCCACCCGTCCCGGGGCCCATGGGGTGACCCCCTCCGAGGAGAGAAAAAGGGTCCTACCCGTTTTGAAGGCCTGCGCCAAGGTCCTGAAGATCCCCCTTTCCATCGACACCTATAAGTCGGAAGTGGCCGAAGCAGCGGTCGAGGCCGGCGCAAGGCTTGTCAATGATGTGGGGGCTTTGAAGCTGGACCCGCGCATGGCCAGGACCCTGGCGCGTCTCCAAGTGCCGGTCATCCTCATGCATATGAAGGGCAAGCCCCGTACGATGCAAAAAGCCCCCCGTTACCGGGACTTGATGGGCGAGTTGATCGGGTTCTTCGAGGAAAGGGTCCGATACGCCGTTTCCCAGGGGATCCTAAAAGAAAGGATCCTGTTGGACCCGGGATTCGGGTTCGGGAAGATGCCTTGGCACAACATCGAAATGACGCGGCGCTTGGGCGAACTCCAGTGCCTGGGGCGGCCCATTGTTTTTGGCCCCTCCCGTAAATCCACCCTAGGCCATCTTTTGGGCGGTCTTCCGCCGGAGGAACGGGTCGAGGCCACCGCGGCCGCGGTAACGGCGGGCATCCTCCACGGAGCCGACTGGGTGAGGGTTCATGATGTCAAAGCCATGGTCCGTGTGGTAAAAATAGCCGATGGCATCCGTTACGACCGGGGGCTGACCCAACCTTGAACAACCTGTCCGCGCTGTTTTCCAACCTGCGGCTGGCCGACCTTTTGGACATCCTGGTCGTCAGTTTCCTCATCTATCAACTCCTCCTGCTCATTCGCGAGGTGCGGGCGGTGAGGATCGTCCTGGGTTTCACCATCCTTTTCCTGGCCGCGGCGGTGGCCAGCCAGTTCCATCTGCTCACCCTGGACTGGCTCTTGAGCAATTTAGGCCCCTTTTTTCTCATCGCCTTCGTGGTCGTCTTCCAGCCGGACCTGCGGCGCCTCATCACCCAACTCGGCCGGGGCGGCCTCTGGGGCGGGGTCTTCCAGGGGGATGCGGTCCTTTTCAAGGAGATCACCCAAACGGTCCGCGACCTGGTCAAATCCAAACGGGGCGGCCTCATCGTCCTGGAGCGGGACGACAGCCTCCAGAGCGTCATCGAGACCGGGACCAAGATCGAGGCCGAGGTGACCTCCGAGTTGATGGGGGCCCTTTTCGTGCCCCGCTCCCCCTTGCATGACGGGGCCGTCGTCATCCGCTCCGGAAAGATCGCGGCGGCGGGCTGCATCCTGCCCTTGAGCCAGAACCCGCAGCTCAGCCGATCCTTCGGAACCCGGCACCGGGCGGCGGTGGGAATCACCGAGGAGACCGACGCCCTGGCCATCGTGGTATCCGAGGAGAACCATACCATCGCCTTCGCCATGGCCGGCAAGGTCACGCCGGAGATCGACGGGGACACCCTGGAAGAGATGCTGACCCTTTACGGCACGAAGGTGGACTGATGAAACGGCTTTTCTTCGAGAACCTGGGGTTGAAGATATTGGCGGTCCTGATCGCCATCGTGCTTTGGGCCTATGTGGGTTCCCGCCAGGTGCTGGAACGGCGATTGAGCCTGCGGATCGAATATTCGGAGATCCCCCCCAGGATCACCCTCGGATCCAATGTCCGGACCTGGGTACAGGTCACCCTCATCGGCCGCAAGGACAGCGTGCTGGACATCAACCCGGAGGACCTGAAGGCGACGGTCAGCTTGAAGGGCTATCCGGTCGGCCAAAAGGAGATCCTGGTGCATCCCAAGGTGCTGAACCTGCCGGCAGGAGTGATCGCCAATGTAGCCGATTTCACCGTTCCATTGGTCATCCAGCCGGAGGCCAAGCCGTCACCGGGCCCAGCCAGGCACAACGGAAAGAAGTAAAGATGGCCAAACTTTGCGTGAACATCGACCATATCGCGACACTGCGCCAGGCCCGGTTGGAAGAGGAACCGGATCCGATCCAGGCGGCGCGCCTTGTGGAAAGGGCCGGCGCCCATGGCATTACCGTCCACCTTCGGGAGGACCGCAGGCACATCCAGGACCGTGATGTCCTTGAGCTGCGAAAAAAGGTCGAGACCAAGCTCAACCTTGAGATGGCCGCCACCGACGCCATGATCCGTTTCGCCCTCAAGGTCAGGCCCGACCAGGTGACCTTGGTCCCTGAAAAACGGAAGGAACTGACCACCGAAGGAGGTCTTGCTTTGGCCGGCTCTCCGGCCCGCTATGAGCGGGCCATCGACATGCTCCAGTCCCAGAACATCCCCGTGTCCCTGTTCATCGCGCCCATCGCCCGGGACATCCAGCTCTCCTCGAGGCTGGGGGCCACCTTCATCGAGCTCCACACCGGATCCTATTCCCGGGCCTTTCGACAGGGTGGTCCGGTCCGTAAGGAGTTCGTCAAGCTCGCTCTCGGGGTCCGGCTGGCCCATGACCTGGGTTTGCGGGTCCATGCGGGCCACGGGCTGACCTACCAGAACGTGTCCCCGGTGGCCGAAATGCGCGAGATCGAGGACCTCAACATCGGGCATAACATCGTCGCCCGGGCCGCTATGGTAGGATTGGAGAAGGCCACCCGGGAGATGTTGGCCATCCTGAAAAAAGCCGAACGTTAGGGGGGAACATGGGTAAATTCATCGTTGTTGTGGCGTTGCTGATCGCGGGATGGATCGGCTGGTACCTATGGAGCCAGGTCCAAGAGGCGCCCAAGGAAGCCACCTACGACGCCTATACCAAAAGGGTCGTCGCCCAGGAACAAAAGGCCAAAGTGGTGGCCTCGGGGGCGAACGTGGAAACGGTCCGCGATGCCGTCGAAAAATACAAGAGCATGAAAGGCGGCAATCCCGCTTCCTTGCAAGACCTTGTTCCCGATTATCTCGACCACATCCCGGGTGGTGTGGGTTATGACCCCGCTTCAGGCGCCGTTTCCGCCATCCAATGACCGAAGGGGATCCCACTTGAAGGGCCGGATCCTTCCGGCCCTTTTTTCTTCCCATGAAACGATCGAAGCCCCTCCAAACCGAAGACCAAGCCTACCGTTACGCCCTTTGGCTCCTGAACCGCCGGGCCCATAGCCGTGGGGAGATGATCGGGAAATTGAAGCGAAGGGACCTTCCCTTCGAACTCCAAGGGAAGGTCCTGGCCCGGTTGGAGGCCAAGCGCTTCATCGATGACCGGCAGTTCACGGAGATCTTCATCCGGTCCAAACGTTCGCAGAATTGGGGCCCCCGCAAGATCGAACTGGCACTTTTACAAAAGAAGGTGCCCCGGGAACTCGTCCAAAGGTCCTTAGGCACGGATTTCACCCGGGACCAGGAGAAGGAACAGGCTCGCGAATTATTGAGCCGGCAAAGAGCGCGTTTTATGGGCCAAAAGGAGAAAAAGCCCGGGGACCGCAAGCGCAGGGCCTTCGACTTCCTGGCCCGCAAGGGCTATTCCCTGGAGGCGGCCCGCCTCGCGGTGCTGGAAATTTTCCGCTATAATCCCGAACTTCCTTGAACGAGGAAAATTCCCCGAGGGGCCCCATGAAAGTTCCCACCACCGGTCATGAGATCCGCCAAGCCTACCTGGACTTCTTCAAGTCCAAGGACCACAAGGTCGTGCCTTCGTCCTCCCTGGTCCCCGAGAACGACCCTTCGCTCCTCCTGTCCAATGCCGGAATGAACCAGTTCAAGCCCTATTTCCTGGGGACCATCCCTTTCCCCCACAAGGTCCCCTATGCCGCTTCCTGCCAGAAATGCTTCCGCACCGGCGACCTGGAACGGGTGGGTTATACCGCCCGCCACCATACCTTCTTCGAGATGCTCGGCAATTTCTCCTTCGGCGGTTATTTCAAGAAAGAAGCCGTCGAATGGGCCTGGGAGTTCGTGACCGGCATCCTGCAACTGGACAAGTCCCGGCTCTGGGTCTCGGTCTATGAGAAGGACGACGAAGCCATCGAACTGTGGAAAAAGGCCGCCCAACTGCCCCCGGAGCGGATCGTCCGAATGGGGGAGGATTCCAATTTCTGGACCATGGGGCCGACCGGGCCTTGCGGGCCCTGCTCCGAGATCTATGTGGACCTTCAACCCGAAAAGGGCTCCCCGAAGGATTTTGAAAAAGAGGCCGATGCGGGCCGGTTCCTGGAGATCTGGAACCTGGTCTTCACC
The genomic region above belongs to bacterium and contains:
- the metF gene encoding methylenetetrahydrofolate reductase [NAD(P)H]; this translates as MKIKDIFGAQKRVLSFELFPPKRDGNLEGLFRTVGELKRSSPDYVSITYGAGGSTREMTTEIAFRLKDQGLLPLVHFTCVGHSRSEIRQLLSKLRDAGIENLLALRGDPPKGEATFTPAPDGFRYAQELIRFIRSEGFDFCLGVAGYPEGHPEALSKQDDLLNLKAKLSAGGDFVVTQLFFDNQDYFDYVQRLRALGVAQPIQPGIWLLTDYVQIEKICHLSGAKYPQSLKDVIEPIKGDKEKVAQAGIEYAAQQCEELLRKGAPGIHFYVMNKSQSVQAVLALLKDRGLMFH
- a CDS encoding cyclic nucleotide-binding domain-containing protein is translated as MTDTASIFSRLRNVLQNTYFFQSLKLNELDELIGHLRMIRVQKGYEIIKQGDPGDAFYLIASGKVSVWMKKGFRKSQVAALQADDFFGEMALISNEPRNATVVAEEVTELFILQRYDFDKILMKNPVIAQELKKAYYERKKKNG
- the tilS gene encoding tRNA lysidine(34) synthetase TilS, whose translation is MESILRLPQAPFSPKDRLIVAVSGGSDSVGLLFLLLRDLPDASERLRVAHVNYGLRGKASLADEKKVRDLCSDLGIPFRCFRIRGFEGMVRKEKRSPQDLARTIRYAFFQDLARRERAWGVAVAHHWEDQVETLLDRLLRGAGPKGLSGLRPLQTLGLTARGRPLRVWRPLLGFPKARIQGFLKSNGIPWREDRSNRKDAYRRNQIRHQIIPFLSRWNPGFSRNLVRLAEVLQAENEFIEGLLPFLDKKLRSRRRGKDHECSSSAFLRMPLALQRRWVRRVAEGFTPLARGFSFERVEAVLRVWKGEEKGPRDLGFGLSADRRGQKLVLAYQRLPSKVSRR
- the ftsH gene encoding ATP-dependent zinc metalloprotease FtsH, which produces MNQTFKVIAGWLAFFVIFMYFVKQFNNTKTQEEMDYSQFVATVQNGEAQAVTLHTEDKTITGTTKDKKEFRVAMPDDPNLGLTNMLLKAGVDVKVEPPVKIGLVWQILLGALPYLIIFGWIYFMMRQAQSGSGGALAFGKSRARLVTSGQQKVTFADVAGVEEAKTELMEVVDFLKDPKKYQLLGGKIPKGVILLGPPGTGKTLLAKAVAGEAGVPFFSISGSDFVEMFVGVGAARVRDLFEQGKKHAPCIIFIDEIDAVGRQRGAGLGGGHDEREQTLNAMLVEMDGFNTNTGVILIAATNRMDVLDPALLRPGRFDRQVVVDRPDLGGREAILRVHAKNVKLADGVDLAVIARRTPGFSGADLANLINEAALLAARRNKKAVEMPEMEEAIDRVMAGPERRTRVISDEEKKIVAFHESGHTIVGKIVDKSHNVHKVSIIPRGHAALGATWYLPNEERFLSSKTELLNSITALLGGRTAEELTFGDVTTGAGNDLNRATDIARAMVCDYGMSEKLGSITLGRKDDMVFIGRDLMKEKTYSEQTAQMIDAEVKRIVEDCHKRAMEILKKNRKTLKLMAEVLLEREVLDASEVDSLMAGKKLPPKPPSKDNAPPSTPSSPAPVAPGVVLKPQTSPSQAIRGGMDLG
- the folE gene encoding GTP cyclohydrolase I FolE, with protein sequence MDKARIERAVREILIAIGEDPKREGLRDTPKRVARMYEEVFSCIGKDPQKAITVFETEGHEEMVILKDIPFYSMCEHHLLPFYGKAHVAYIPKKDRLAGLSKLARVVEMVSRAPQLQERITTQVADTLMRVLKPHGVLVIVDAEHLCMTMRGVKKPGSHMTTSAVRGVFQKNDITRKEALQLIGR
- the folP gene encoding dihydropteroate synthase, translating into MKSQAWSLPLAQGKPFRWKGRTLVMGILNVTPDSFSDGGRSLDPAHAVEHALQMQEEGADWIDVGGESTRPGAHGVTPSEERKRVLPVLKACAKVLKIPLSIDTYKSEVAEAAVEAGARLVNDVGALKLDPRMARTLARLQVPVILMHMKGKPRTMQKAPRYRDLMGELIGFFEERVRYAVSQGILKERILLDPGFGFGKMPWHNIEMTRRLGELQCLGRPIVFGPSRKSTLGHLLGGLPPEERVEATAAAVTAGILHGADWVRVHDVKAMVRVVKIADGIRYDRGLTQP
- the cdaA gene encoding diadenylate cyclase CdaA, producing the protein MNNLSALFSNLRLADLLDILVVSFLIYQLLLLIREVRAVRIVLGFTILFLAAAVASQFHLLTLDWLLSNLGPFFLIAFVVVFQPDLRRLITQLGRGGLWGGVFQGDAVLFKEITQTVRDLVKSKRGGLIVLERDDSLQSVIETGTKIEAEVTSELMGALFVPRSPLHDGAVVIRSGKIAAAGCILPLSQNPQLSRSFGTRHRAAVGITEETDALAIVVSEENHTIAFAMAGKVTPEIDGDTLEEMLTLYGTKVD
- a CDS encoding pyridoxine 5'-phosphate synthase, with translation MAKLCVNIDHIATLRQARLEEEPDPIQAARLVERAGAHGITVHLREDRRHIQDRDVLELRKKVETKLNLEMAATDAMIRFALKVRPDQVTLVPEKRKELTTEGGLALAGSPARYERAIDMLQSQNIPVSLFIAPIARDIQLSSRLGATFIELHTGSYSRAFRQGGPVRKEFVKLALGVRLAHDLGLRVHAGHGLTYQNVSPVAEMREIEDLNIGHNIVARAAMVGLEKATREMLAILKKAER
- a CDS encoding regulatory protein RecX yields the protein MKRSKPLQTEDQAYRYALWLLNRRAHSRGEMIGKLKRRDLPFELQGKVLARLEAKRFIDDRQFTEIFIRSKRSQNWGPRKIELALLQKKVPRELVQRSLGTDFTRDQEKEQARELLSRQRARFMGQKEKKPGDRKRRAFDFLARKGYSLEAARLAVLEIFRYNPELP